One Manihot esculenta cultivar AM560-2 chromosome 18, M.esculenta_v8, whole genome shotgun sequence genomic window carries:
- the LOC110606141 gene encoding NDR1/HIN1-like protein 13, protein MAERLPNSVDFHDPVTSQSQPTFRSATYIVQVPKNQVYRVPPPENAKLLHQNHEPEKPSRYSAQLLCSIIIAFVFIASALAIGLAFSFPKAKNPEIRVQSFVVSNSSQSHPDYDVTLEVHYPNWKSGILYMQGGVSSLFFHEQKMGAGKFPTFNQDGKNSTKIRIVLKGSKIPLPNNIKQSIKSTEPKVKVPFSLKIKVMARVKTSSFEIGNVKLTIRCDFRVDNLAKGTQILSQQCETDH, encoded by the coding sequence ATGGCGGAGCGGCTTCCCAACAGTGTCGACTTTCACGACCCCGTCACTTCTCAATCCCAACCCACTTTTCGGTCCGCCACCTATATTGTCCAGGTCCCTAAGAACCAAGTTTATCGCGTTCCACCACCGGAGAATGCCAAATTACTCCATCAAAATCATGAACCAGAGAAGCCAAGTCGCTATTCTGCCCAATTGCTTTGCTCTATTATCATTGCTTTTGTTTTTATTGCCTCAGCCCTTGCTATCGGACTTGCTTTTTCTTTCCCTAAAGCTAAAAATCCTGAGATTCGAGTCCAAAGTTTTGTGGTCAGCAACTCATCTCAAAGCCACCCCGACTATGATGTTACATTAGAAGTGCACTACCCAAATTGGAAATCAGGCATTTTATACATGCAAGGTGGAGTTTCTTCCCTCTTCTTTCATGAACAAAAAATGGGAGCCGGAAAGTTTCCTACTTTCAATCAAGATGGAAAAAATTCAACAAAAATTAGAATAGTTCTGAAGGGCTCCAAGATTCCGTTGCCCAACAACATTAAGCAGAGCATAAAAAGTACAGAACCAAAAGTGAAAGTGCCATTTTCTCTAAAGATCAAAGTCATGGCGAGAGTGAAAACTAGTAGCTTCGAAATTGGGAATGTCAAACTCACCATTAGATGCGATTTCAGGGTAGACAATTTGGCAAAAGGAACGCAAATACTTTCTCAGCAATGTGAAACCGATCACTAG
- the LOC110606388 gene encoding probable trehalose-phosphate phosphatase D isoform X2 has product MTNQNVVASDEKSAVDIRIRFLLPKSLFSPDGPKPLPAPRLAKKIETGGVATAAAKTNAWVNSMRDSSPTRVKSTCSLSESEEKNSWIMNHPSALSMFEQIVNASKGKQIVMFLDYDGTLSPIVEDPDRAFMTNEMREAVRDVARYFPTAIVTGRCRDKVYSFVKLAGLYYAGSHGMDIKGPSKSRKYKKDQQALLFQPASKFLPMIDEVCKVLVEKTKSIPGAKVENNKFCVSVHFRCVEEKMWAALAEQVRSALNDYPQLRLTQGRKVLEIRPTIKWDKGKALEFLLESLGYANSNDVLPVYIGDDRTDEDAFKVLRNRGQGLGILVSKFPKETNASYSLQEPAEVKDFLRRLVEWKRISFGRACRV; this is encoded by the exons ATGACGAACCAGAATGTGGTAGCATCCGATGAGAAATCGGCTGTTGATATCAGGATCAGGTTTCTCTTGCCCAAATCTTTATTTTCACCGGACGGCCCAAAGCCATTACCTGCTCCAAGACTGGCAAAGAAGATTGAAACAGGTGGAGTAGCAACAGCAGCAGCCAAAACGAATGCTTGGGTTAATTCAATGAGAGATTCTTCCCCTACCCGTGTCAAATCCACCTGTTCTTTATCAGAATCCGAGGAGAAAAATTCTTGGATT ATGAATCATCCGTCGGCTTTAAGCATGTTCGAGCAAATAGTGAATGCTTCTAAAGGAAAGCAGATTGTGATGTTTCTTGATTATGATGGTACACTCTCACCCATTGTTGAAGACCCTGATCGAGCATTCATGACTAATGAA ATGAGAGAGGCTGTGAGGGACGTTGCAAGATATTTTCCTACAGCTATAGTGACAGGAAGGTGCAGAGACAAG GTCTACAGCTTTGTAAAATTGGCAGGACTTTACTATGCCGGTAGCCATGGCATGGACATAAAGGGACCATCCAAAAGTCGCAAGTACAAAAAA GATCAGCAAGCTCTGCTCTTTCAACCTGCCAGTAAATTTTTGCCCATGATTGATGAG GTGTGCAAAGTTCTGGTAGAGAAAACAAAATCCATCCCTGGAGCTAAAGTGGAAAATAACAAATTCTGCGTATCTGTACACTTCAGATGTGTTGAGGAAAAG ATGTGGGCTGCATTGGCTGAACAAGTTAGGTCAGCACTTAATGATTATCCTCAGCTTAGGCTAACTCAAGGCAGAAAG GTTTTAGAAATCCGACCAACTATTAAATGGGATAAGGGCAAAGCTCTTGAGTTCTTGTTAGAATCGCTAG GATATGCTAATTCTAATGATGTTCTACCTGTCTATATCGGTGATGATCGAACTGACGAGGACGCATTCaag GTTTTACGAAACCGGGGACAAGGGCTTGGGATTCTTGTTTCTAAATTTCCCAAGGAAACAAATGCCTCGTATTCTTTGCAAGAACCAGCTGAG GTTAAGGACTTCTTGCGGCGTTTGGTAGAGTGGAAACGTATTTCTTTTGGAAGAGCGTGTAGAGTGtaa
- the LOC110606388 gene encoding probable trehalose-phosphate phosphatase D isoform X1 codes for MTNQNVVASDEKSAVDIRIRFLLPKSLFSPDGPKPLPAPRLAKKIETGGVATAAAKTNAWVNSMRDSSPTRVKSTCSLSESEEKNSWIMNHPSALSMFEQIVNASKGKQIVMFLDYDGTLSPIVEDPDRAFMTNEMREAVRDVARYFPTAIVTGRCRDKVNPHFVLLLERKLHFGVLLYLVNNVLSFVVKILQVYSFVKLAGLYYAGSHGMDIKGPSKSRKYKKDQQALLFQPASKFLPMIDEVCKVLVEKTKSIPGAKVENNKFCVSVHFRCVEEKMWAALAEQVRSALNDYPQLRLTQGRKVLEIRPTIKWDKGKALEFLLESLGYANSNDVLPVYIGDDRTDEDAFKVLRNRGQGLGILVSKFPKETNASYSLQEPAEVKDFLRRLVEWKRISFGRACRV; via the exons ATGACGAACCAGAATGTGGTAGCATCCGATGAGAAATCGGCTGTTGATATCAGGATCAGGTTTCTCTTGCCCAAATCTTTATTTTCACCGGACGGCCCAAAGCCATTACCTGCTCCAAGACTGGCAAAGAAGATTGAAACAGGTGGAGTAGCAACAGCAGCAGCCAAAACGAATGCTTGGGTTAATTCAATGAGAGATTCTTCCCCTACCCGTGTCAAATCCACCTGTTCTTTATCAGAATCCGAGGAGAAAAATTCTTGGATT ATGAATCATCCGTCGGCTTTAAGCATGTTCGAGCAAATAGTGAATGCTTCTAAAGGAAAGCAGATTGTGATGTTTCTTGATTATGATGGTACACTCTCACCCATTGTTGAAGACCCTGATCGAGCATTCATGACTAATGAA ATGAGAGAGGCTGTGAGGGACGTTGCAAGATATTTTCCTACAGCTATAGTGACAGGAAGGTGCAGAGACAAGGTAAACCCCCATTTTGTTCTTCTTCTTGAAAGAAAATTACATTTTGGTGTTTTACTATATTTGGTTAATAATGTTTTGTCTTTTGTTGTGAAAATCTTGCAGGTCTACAGCTTTGTAAAATTGGCAGGACTTTACTATGCCGGTAGCCATGGCATGGACATAAAGGGACCATCCAAAAGTCGCAAGTACAAAAAA GATCAGCAAGCTCTGCTCTTTCAACCTGCCAGTAAATTTTTGCCCATGATTGATGAG GTGTGCAAAGTTCTGGTAGAGAAAACAAAATCCATCCCTGGAGCTAAAGTGGAAAATAACAAATTCTGCGTATCTGTACACTTCAGATGTGTTGAGGAAAAG ATGTGGGCTGCATTGGCTGAACAAGTTAGGTCAGCACTTAATGATTATCCTCAGCTTAGGCTAACTCAAGGCAGAAAG GTTTTAGAAATCCGACCAACTATTAAATGGGATAAGGGCAAAGCTCTTGAGTTCTTGTTAGAATCGCTAG GATATGCTAATTCTAATGATGTTCTACCTGTCTATATCGGTGATGATCGAACTGACGAGGACGCATTCaag GTTTTACGAAACCGGGGACAAGGGCTTGGGATTCTTGTTTCTAAATTTCCCAAGGAAACAAATGCCTCGTATTCTTTGCAAGAACCAGCTGAG GTTAAGGACTTCTTGCGGCGTTTGGTAGAGTGGAAACGTATTTCTTTTGGAAGAGCGTGTAGAGTGtaa